From a region of the uncultured Draconibacterium sp. genome:
- a CDS encoding family 65 glycosyl hydrolase domain-containing protein, whose translation MKNYIIHHDWKIVEEGFVPEHNRISESIFSIGNGKMGQRANFEERYSGDTLNGTYVAGIYYPDKTRVGWWKNGYPEYFAKIINSTNWIGIGVTINGEELDLAKAKVLSFKRELDMQHGLLTRCFVAELQNGSQVEVCSHRFVNTVATEIGAIRYTVKALNFDGEIKVTPYLDGDVVNEDSNYDEKFWVEVARAVGGPEGYLTVETLKTGFQVSTGMWFQLLKNGNKVDTDITNGEREKYVEASQIVSVEKGDEIVVEKFSSTVSSLDYEKESLPEKAKEAVDLAVEAGFDALFDSHKNRWLQKWSTSDIKIEGDIAAQQGIRFNIFQLNQTYSGEDERLNIGPKGFTGEKYGGVTYWDTEAYCLPFYLSTAPQKVSRNLLVYRRKHLEKAIENAEKLGFKNGAALYPMVTINGEECHNEWEITFEEIHRNGAIAYAIFDYINYTGDREYLAPMGFEVLLGISRFWSQRVNWSVDKEKYVMLGVTGPNEYENNVNNNFHTSYLAVWTLKYTLEAIEYLKKEFPFLFEELVKKWKFNELNETARWKDIIDKMYFARDEKRGIYLQQDGFLDKDLTPVAELPAEDLPINQNWSWDRILRAPYIKQADTLQSLYLFQENFTTEELKRHFDFYEPLTVHESSLSPCVHAILAAKIGYQDKAYEMYLRTSRLDLDDYNNDTEDGLHITSMGGTWMSFVMAFGGMRVVNNKLTFNPFLPESWKSYGFRIDFGGAHLEVKKQRELFLIINHSEVDVVATVWGLEHKIAGNSTLEIKK comes from the coding sequence ATGAAGAATTATATCATTCATCACGACTGGAAAATAGTTGAAGAGGGTTTTGTTCCTGAACATAACCGGATTTCCGAAAGTATCTTTAGTATCGGAAACGGGAAAATGGGCCAGCGCGCCAATTTCGAGGAGAGGTATTCAGGCGACACGCTGAACGGAACATACGTAGCCGGTATTTATTATCCCGACAAAACCCGTGTGGGATGGTGGAAAAACGGCTATCCGGAGTATTTTGCTAAAATCATTAATTCAACCAACTGGATTGGAATAGGAGTTACCATTAATGGTGAGGAACTTGATTTGGCAAAAGCAAAAGTACTTTCGTTTAAACGCGAGCTCGACATGCAACACGGTTTGTTAACGCGTTGTTTTGTTGCCGAGTTGCAAAACGGTAGCCAGGTTGAGGTTTGTTCGCACCGCTTTGTAAACACTGTTGCTACAGAGATTGGCGCTATTCGATACACGGTAAAAGCGCTGAACTTTGACGGTGAGATAAAAGTTACGCCCTACCTCGATGGCGATGTGGTGAACGAAGACTCGAATTACGACGAGAAATTTTGGGTGGAGGTTGCCCGTGCCGTTGGCGGTCCGGAAGGATACCTCACCGTTGAAACCTTAAAAACAGGATTTCAGGTAAGTACCGGAATGTGGTTTCAGCTGCTAAAAAACGGAAATAAAGTAGACACAGATATTACGAACGGGGAAAGGGAGAAATATGTCGAGGCATCTCAAATTGTCTCGGTAGAGAAGGGTGATGAAATAGTAGTTGAGAAATTCTCTTCTACTGTTTCTTCCCTTGATTATGAAAAGGAATCGCTTCCTGAAAAGGCAAAAGAAGCTGTTGATCTGGCTGTTGAAGCCGGTTTCGATGCCCTGTTCGATAGTCATAAAAACCGCTGGCTGCAAAAATGGTCAACCAGCGATATCAAAATTGAAGGCGATATTGCTGCCCAGCAGGGTATTCGCTTTAACATTTTTCAGCTCAATCAAACTTATTCGGGCGAAGATGAACGGCTGAATATTGGGCCAAAAGGATTTACCGGCGAAAAATACGGCGGTGTAACTTATTGGGATACGGAGGCATATTGTTTGCCGTTTTACCTGAGTACCGCGCCTCAAAAAGTTTCGCGAAACTTGCTGGTTTATCGTCGCAAACATTTGGAAAAAGCCATCGAAAATGCCGAAAAACTCGGCTTTAAAAATGGGGCTGCCTTGTACCCAATGGTAACCATAAACGGTGAAGAGTGCCATAACGAGTGGGAAATTACTTTTGAAGAGATTCACCGAAACGGAGCCATCGCCTACGCCATTTTCGATTATATAAATTACACCGGCGATAGAGAATACCTTGCCCCAATGGGTTTTGAGGTGTTGCTGGGTATTAGTCGTTTTTGGAGCCAGCGTGTAAACTGGTCGGTCGATAAAGAAAAGTATGTCATGCTGGGCGTTACCGGGCCAAACGAGTACGAAAACAACGTAAACAATAACTTCCACACCAGCTACCTGGCCGTGTGGACTTTGAAATATACGCTGGAAGCCATTGAATACCTGAAAAAGGAGTTCCCGTTCCTGTTCGAGGAATTGGTAAAAAAATGGAAATTCAACGAGTTAAATGAAACTGCGCGCTGGAAAGATATCATTGATAAAATGTATTTCGCCAGGGATGAGAAACGCGGTATTTATCTGCAACAGGATGGATTTCTGGATAAGGATTTGACCCCGGTGGCTGAACTTCCGGCGGAGGATTTACCCATAAACCAAAACTGGTCGTGGGACCGCATTTTACGTGCGCCCTACATTAAACAGGCCGATACTTTGCAGAGTTTGTATCTGTTTCAGGAGAATTTTACTACCGAAGAGCTGAAACGACATTTCGATTTTTACGAGCCTTTAACGGTACATGAATCGTCGTTGTCGCCATGTGTTCACGCAATTCTGGCAGCGAAGATAGGTTATCAGGATAAAGCTTACGAAATGTATTTACGCACGTCGCGGCTCGATTTGGATGATTACAATAACGACACCGAAGACGGTCTGCATATTACCAGTATGGGCGGAACATGGATGTCGTTTGTGATGGCATTTGGTGGAATGCGGGTAGTGAATAACAAGCTCACTTTTAATCCGTTCTTACCAGAATCGTGGAAATCATATGGATTCCGTATCGATTTTGGAGGTGCACATCTGGAGGTAAAAAAACAACGCGAATTGTTTTTGATAATTAATCATTCTGAAGTTGATGTGGTGGCAACAGTTTGGGGACTCGAGCACAAGATTGCCGGAAATTCGACACTTGAAATTAAAAAGTAG
- a CDS encoding MFS transporter, protein MRKKPTLSFWQIWNMSFGFLGIQFGFALQNANVSRIFETLGANVEDIPILWIAAPVTGLIVQPIIGHMSDKTWNRLGRRRPYFLFGAIFASLALLVMPNSPALWVAAGTLWIMDASINISMEPFRAFVGDMLPNEQRTMGFAMQSFFIGTGAVVGSVLPYAMTNWLNIPNTAPEGVIPPSVRWSFYVGGVVFFLAILWTIFSTKEYPPEDLKAFEENERQTTNKDEVLNEEEVAGSRFAKVGGIMGMLGLLIVVVTQLMNLEKELYILGGILFLFFLLMMMAALLKSQKKDKNALVEIFSDLLRMPVTMKQLALVQFFTWVGLFALWIYATAGITSHVYGTSDTTTKLYNDGADWVTILFGVYNGVAALMAFALPVIAKYTNRKITHFISLIIGGVSLASIYLFNDPNWLIVPMIGVGIAWASILSMPYAILTGSLPSNKMGIYMGIFNFFIVIPQILAATILGFMVKDLFGGESIFALVFGGVSMVIAAVLVLFVKDVATEN, encoded by the coding sequence ATGCGCAAAAAACCTACGTTAAGTTTTTGGCAGATTTGGAATATGAGTTTTGGTTTTCTGGGTATCCAGTTTGGATTTGCCCTGCAGAATGCCAATGTCAGTCGTATTTTCGAAACACTTGGGGCCAATGTTGAGGACATCCCGATTTTGTGGATTGCTGCTCCGGTTACCGGGTTAATTGTTCAGCCGATAATCGGGCACATGAGCGATAAAACCTGGAACCGGCTCGGACGAAGACGGCCTTACTTTTTATTTGGAGCCATTTTCGCTTCGCTGGCCCTTTTAGTAATGCCAAACTCGCCCGCCTTGTGGGTAGCGGCTGGTACGCTTTGGATTATGGATGCTTCCATTAATATTTCAATGGAGCCGTTTCGCGCGTTTGTTGGCGATATGTTACCCAACGAGCAACGTACCATGGGATTTGCGATGCAAAGCTTTTTTATTGGTACCGGTGCTGTTGTGGGATCTGTGCTTCCGTATGCGATGACCAATTGGTTGAATATTCCCAACACGGCACCCGAGGGGGTAATTCCACCGTCGGTGCGCTGGTCGTTCTACGTTGGAGGTGTTGTTTTCTTTCTGGCCATTCTGTGGACTATTTTTTCAACAAAAGAATACCCGCCCGAAGATTTGAAGGCCTTTGAAGAAAACGAAAGACAAACAACCAACAAAGATGAGGTGCTTAATGAAGAGGAAGTGGCGGGCAGCCGGTTTGCAAAAGTTGGTGGAATAATGGGGATGCTGGGTTTGCTGATTGTAGTAGTTACACAACTAATGAACCTGGAAAAGGAACTGTACATTCTTGGAGGTATTCTTTTCCTGTTCTTTTTGCTGATGATGATGGCTGCTTTGCTAAAATCGCAAAAAAAGGATAAGAATGCCCTTGTGGAAATTTTCAGCGATTTATTACGCATGCCGGTAACGATGAAACAACTGGCGCTGGTACAGTTTTTTACCTGGGTTGGATTGTTTGCTTTGTGGATTTATGCCACCGCAGGAATAACCAGCCATGTGTACGGAACTTCCGATACAACCACAAAATTGTACAACGACGGCGCCGACTGGGTTACCATTCTTTTTGGCGTGTATAACGGAGTTGCTGCGCTAATGGCATTTGCGTTGCCTGTAATTGCAAAGTACACCAACCGCAAAATTACGCACTTCATTAGTTTAATAATCGGTGGTGTGAGCCTGGCCTCCATCTACCTTTTTAACGATCCGAACTGGCTGATTGTGCCAATGATTGGAGTTGGCATTGCCTGGGCAAGTATTCTTTCTATGCCTTATGCCATTCTTACCGGATCGTTGCCATCGAACAAAATGGGAATTTACATGGGCATTTTCAACTTCTTTATTGTAATACCGCAAATTCTGGCGGCAACCATTTTGGGATTCATGGTAAAAGATCTGTTTGGAGGAGAGTCGATTTTTGCACTCGTTTTTGGAGGAGTATCAATGGTGATAGCAGCCGTGCTGGTACTTTTTGTTAAAGACGTTGCAACAGAAAATTAA
- a CDS encoding LacI family DNA-binding transcriptional regulator, protein MKSGLVTIKDLARELNISASTVSRALKDHPDISKETKRAVQELAQKLNYQPNAVALSLKQRRSNTIGVIIPEIVHYFFSSVISGIEDVAYDAGFNVIICQSNERYEREVANAKTLLSSRVDGVLVSISKETTDYKHLYNFSNNEVPMVFYDRVVPNIVADQVIIDDFDAAYRATRHLIDSGRTRIAHLGGPMALLIGQRRKDGYLKALSEAGIPADENLILEADSFEKARMAIMKLINQKNKFDGVFATNDLTAIGAMQTIKKKGYKIPDEIAVVGFSDGRFSGITDPTLTSVDQHGYEMGTLATQMLLKRITSEDDEYPAETKVLNADLVVRGSSII, encoded by the coding sequence ATGAAAAGCGGACTGGTAACAATAAAAGACTTGGCTCGTGAATTAAATATTTCAGCGTCAACGGTGTCGCGTGCGTTGAAAGACCACCCCGATATCAGCAAAGAAACAAAGCGAGCGGTTCAGGAACTTGCCCAGAAATTGAATTACCAGCCCAATGCTGTTGCTCTAAGTTTGAAACAACGACGTAGCAATACTATTGGTGTTATCATTCCCGAAATTGTCCACTATTTTTTCTCGTCGGTTATTAGCGGAATTGAAGATGTAGCTTACGATGCGGGGTTTAACGTAATTATTTGTCAAAGCAACGAGCGTTACGAGCGCGAAGTGGCCAATGCAAAAACATTGTTGTCGAGCCGCGTTGATGGCGTTTTGGTTTCTATCTCAAAAGAAACAACTGATTACAAACATTTGTATAACTTTAGTAATAACGAGGTGCCCATGGTATTTTACGACCGCGTAGTACCGAATATTGTTGCCGACCAGGTTATTATCGATGATTTTGACGCTGCATACCGTGCAACCCGTCATTTAATCGACAGCGGAAGAACGCGGATTGCTCATTTGGGCGGGCCAATGGCACTGTTGATTGGACAAAGAAGAAAAGATGGTTACCTGAAAGCTTTAAGCGAAGCCGGTATTCCTGCCGACGAAAACCTGATTTTGGAAGCTGACTCGTTTGAAAAAGCCCGAATGGCCATTATGAAACTTATTAACCAAAAGAATAAGTTTGATGGCGTGTTTGCCACCAACGATCTTACGGCTATTGGAGCCATGCAAACCATTAAGAAAAAAGGCTATAAAATACCAGACGAAATTGCAGTTGTTGGTTTTTCCGATGGCCGTTTCTCAGGAATAACTGATCCTACGCTTACTTCGGTCGATCAGCATGGTTACGAAATGGGAACTTTGGCAACTCAAATGTTGCTTAAACGAATTACCTCGGAAGATGATGAATATCCGGCCGAAACAAAAGTATTAAATGCCGATTTAGTCGTTCGTGGATCATCCATTATATAA